A stretch of Terriglobia bacterium DNA encodes these proteins:
- a CDS encoding DUF5752 family protein, whose translation MTSQDVFHARSAVPFRFVDYEGLVMPTGLRAANLKELADLLRIVPSEAIHHHLHRTPLSHRFGVWDYPNDFAQWAAHSLEDLALAEKLAALDPYAHRSFEETRDSIVDLIEDHLDGLARVPWVRPGFEFHFASGRFQAYPGDREVSSLAEMRDALASLPLSSIYYHFHEARLRVPGEESDDFSRWIEGQFGPLPIVERLRRIDFYFYSLDDLRARIVALFDQERPGGEP comes from the coding sequence ATGACTTCGCAAGACGTCTTTCACGCGCGGTCGGCCGTGCCGTTCCGGTTCGTGGATTACGAGGGCCTCGTGATGCCGACGGGCCTCCGTGCGGCGAACCTCAAGGAGCTGGCCGACCTGCTCCGCATCGTGCCGTCCGAGGCGATCCACCACCACCTCCACCGGACGCCGCTCAGCCACCGGTTCGGTGTCTGGGACTACCCGAACGACTTCGCGCAGTGGGCCGCCCACTCGCTGGAGGACCTGGCGCTCGCCGAGAAGCTCGCGGCGCTCGACCCTTACGCCCACCGGAGCTTCGAGGAGACCCGCGACTCGATCGTGGACCTCATCGAGGACCATCTGGACGGCCTGGCCAGGGTGCCGTGGGTCCGCCCCGGGTTCGAGTTCCACTTCGCGAGCGGCCGCTTCCAGGCGTACCCCGGCGATCGCGAGGTCTCCTCCCTCGCCGAGATGAGGGACGCGCTGGCCTCCCTGCCGCTCAGCTCGATCTACTATCACTTCCACGAGGCGCGGCTGCGCGTTCCCGGCGAAGAGTCGGACGACTTCTCCCGGTGGATCGAGGGGCAATTCGGTCCCCTCCCGATCGTCGAGCGCCTCCGCCGGATCGACTTCTACTTCTACTCCCTCGACGACCTGCGCGCGCGGATCGTCGCGCTCTTCGACCAGGAGCGGCCTGGGGGGGAGCCGTGA
- a CDS encoding glycosyltransferase, with amino-acid sequence MSDYAPIVGRERIDNLRRLARRLEGLKVVVVNSTRVGGGVAEMLNRHVPLFGELGIAIRWEIVEGTPEFFEATKTMHNALQGAPRDLTPALRAAYLETNRRNAGRLDFDADVVVIHDPQPAALIDHATRTCPWVWRCHIDASRPHRSVWRFLRGFISRFDASVFSMPAFAQNLPHPQYVIAPSIDPLAPKNRDMEEGEVDQVLARFGLDRSRPLIVQVSRFDRFKDPVGVVRAFRMVRRRDDCRLVLAGGGAADDPEGAQVLGEVIDEVGDDPDVTILELPPESDREINALQRAATIIVQKSTREGFGLTVTEGLWKGRPVIGGAAGGIKVQVYDHMTGFLVHSPEGLAYRLRYLLNRPGLAEEMGARGRELVRHHFLLTRHLRDQLTLFLEVTGRAAG; translated from the coding sequence CTGAGCGACTACGCGCCGATCGTCGGGCGCGAGCGGATCGACAACCTCAGGCGGCTGGCGCGGCGCCTCGAGGGGCTCAAGGTCGTCGTGGTGAACTCGACCCGCGTGGGTGGAGGCGTGGCGGAGATGTTGAACCGCCACGTGCCGCTCTTCGGCGAGCTGGGCATCGCGATCCGGTGGGAGATCGTCGAGGGGACGCCGGAGTTCTTCGAGGCGACGAAGACGATGCACAACGCACTCCAGGGCGCCCCCCGCGACCTGACGCCGGCCCTGCGGGCCGCCTACCTCGAGACCAACCGGAGGAACGCCGGGAGGCTCGATTTCGACGCCGACGTCGTGGTGATCCACGATCCGCAGCCCGCGGCGCTCATCGATCACGCGACCCGGACGTGTCCCTGGGTCTGGCGCTGCCACATCGACGCCTCCCGCCCGCACCGGAGCGTCTGGCGCTTTCTGCGTGGGTTCATCAGCCGGTTCGACGCGAGCGTCTTCTCCATGCCCGCGTTCGCCCAGAACCTCCCGCACCCCCAGTACGTGATCGCGCCGTCCATCGATCCTCTCGCCCCGAAGAACCGGGACATGGAGGAGGGCGAGGTCGACCAGGTCCTGGCCCGCTTCGGCCTCGACCGGTCGCGCCCGCTGATCGTGCAGGTCTCCCGGTTCGACCGGTTCAAGGACCCGGTGGGCGTCGTCCGGGCCTTCCGGATGGTCCGCCGCAGGGACGACTGCCGGCTGGTGCTCGCGGGAGGCGGCGCGGCCGATGACCCCGAGGGCGCCCAGGTGCTGGGGGAGGTGATCGACGAGGTCGGTGACGATCCCGACGTCACGATCCTCGAGCTGCCGCCGGAGAGCGACCGCGAGATCAACGCGCTCCAGCGTGCGGCGACGATCATCGTCCAGAAGTCTACCCGCGAGGGGTTCGGACTGACCGTGACCGAGGGGCTCTGGAAGGGGCGTCCCGTCATCGGAGGGGCCGCGGGCGGCATCAAAGTCCAGGTCTACGACCACATGACGGGCTTCCTGGTGCATTCCCCGGAGGGGCTCGCGTACCGGCTCCGGTACCTCCTCAACCGGCCGGGCCTCGCCGAGGAGATGGGCGCGCGCGGGCGGGAGCTCGTGCGGCATCACTTCCTGCTGACCCGCCACCTGCGCGACCAGCTCACGCTCTTCCTCGAGGTCACCGGGCGGGCGGCGGGCTGA